The Coccidioides posadasii str. Silveira chromosome 3, complete sequence genome contains a region encoding:
- the BGL2 gene encoding glycoside hydrolase 3 protein (CAZy:GH17~SECRETED:SignalP(1-19)~EggNog:ENOG410PK2A~COG:G~BUSCO:11255at33183), protein MRLSTLLPLALAAVPSVSAAGKLGFALGVKNADGSCKSQADFEKDFDVLKAHSNIVRTYAAADCNNAEAIVPAAKKKGFNLVLGVWPDVLESFDADTKALQKVIPGNEDVITAITVGSETLYRGNFTGQELLQKINQVQKMFPKVKVGTADSWNKYADGTADPIIAGGVKYLLVNAFAFWQGQDISNATDTYIDDMMQAMVHIQKVAGANAKQIHIATGETGWPSDGGSDFGAAKAGTKNAKTFFEKGVCAMLSWGVDVFYFEAFDEPWKPKSIGDNGKAADETHWGLYTADRQSKYTPVCKHIRS, encoded by the exons ATGCGTTTGTCGACTCTCCTTCCTCTCGCCCTGGCGGCCGTACCCTCTGTCTCTGCGGCCGGCAAGCTTGGCTTTGCTCTCGGTGTTAAGAATGCCGATGGTTCCTGCAAATCCCAGGCAGACTTTGAGAAGGATTTCGATGTTTTGAAGGCCCACTCAAATATCGTCCGGACATACGCCGCGGCCGATTGCAACAATGCTGAGGCCATTGTTCCAGCTGCTAAGAAGAAGGGATTTAATCTTGTCTTGGGTGTCTG GCCTGATGTCCTGGAGTCCTTCGACGCAGACACCAAAGCTTTGCAGAAAGTAATCCCAGGAAATGAAGATGTGATCACCGCTATAACCGTCGGCTCTGAGACTTTGTACCGTGGCAACTTCACCGGCCAAGAGCTTTTGCAGAAGATCAACCAGGTTCAGAAGATGTTCCCCAAGGTTAAGGTCGGCACTGCAGACAGTTGGAACAAGTATGCCGATGGTACTGCTGATCCAATCATCGCGGGTGGTGTCAAGTATCT ACTCGTCAACGCTTTCGCATTCTGGCAAGGACAGGACATTTCCAATGCCACCGACACATACATCGATGACATGATGCAGGCCATGGTTCACATCCAGAAAGTCGCTGGAGcgaatgctaagcaaattCACATTGCTACTGGAGAGACCGGTTGGCCAAGTG ACGGTGGAAGCGACTTCGGTGCTGCCAAAGCTGGAACTAAAAATGCTAAGACCTTCTTTGAGAAAGGCGTGTGTGCAATGCTTTCCTGGGGCGTCGACGTCTTCTACTTCGAGGCTTTCGATGAGCCATGGAAGCCAAAGAGCATTGGCGACAATGGCAAGGCTGCTGACGAGACTCACTGGGGCTTGTACACCGCTGATCGCCAGTCCAAGTACACGCCTGTGTGCAAACATATTCGATCTTGA
- a CDS encoding uncharacterized protein (EggNog:ENOG410PYP7), with protein MPLSGHPLPEIKVSFADVFKSSKTLREEAAAAALKRSLLEASNKEAEEAGPPPPPPKEPIPATEQKTEAKPAAPESGPGLAAKACPAEAATSTNSILEWTPEQDLQLLKMKAEYTPWRAISASIGKPVFALKDRWGVIQPKTSASRDKQKAQKEAKPTKLENEKTRERRVSFSEPIVTPDNDGARDADSSKKVLYLDEAFTLEDVILLNQIAARYDEDKWIRISSRFFDKTGKRLPPRILKKHVCVD; from the exons ATGCCTCTTTCTGGGCATCCTTTGCCAGAGATTAAGGTCTCATTTGCTGATGTTTTCAAAAGTTCAAAGACTTTGCGTGAGGAAGCTGCAGCGGCAGCTTTGAAG CGATCTCTATTAGAAGCTAGCAACAAGGAAGCCGAGGAAGCCGGGCCGCCCCCGCCGCCTCCGAAGGAGCCCATCCCAGCAACAGAACAAAAGACGGAGGCGAAGCCTGCAGCTCCCGAGTCGGGGCCGGGGCTAGCTGCTAAAGCCTGTCCAGCGGAGGCGGCCACTTCAACAAACTCCATTTTGGAGTGGACGCCAGAGCAAGATCTACAGCTCTTGAAAATGAAAGCTGAATACACCCCTTGGAGAGCTATATCAGCATCCATTGGGAAACCTGTGTTTGCATTAAAGGACCGCTGGGGAGTGATTCAACCAAAGACAAGTGCATCGAGGGACAAGCAGAAGGCCCAAAAGGAAGCGAAGCCGACCAAGCTGGAAAACGAGAAGACCCGTGAACGCAGGGTCTCGTTCTCCGAGCCGATAGTTACACCGGATAAC GACGGTGCGCGGGACGCTGACTCCTCTAAAAAGGTTCTTTACCTTGACGAAGCCTTCACGCTGGAAGATGTCATCCTCCTCAATCAAATCGCCGCAAGGTATGATGAGGATAAGTGGATCAGGATCAGCTCGCGTTTCTTTGATAAAACTGGCAAACGGCTCCCTCCACGGATTCTCAAGAAGCACGTTTGCGTGGATTGA